Within Chiloscyllium punctatum isolate Juve2018m chromosome 20, sChiPun1.3, whole genome shotgun sequence, the genomic segment TTATATGAAtattatatatatgtatatataaaatatatatgaATACAATGCTGAGATGATAAACTGTTCACTTTGTATTGTAATAATATGATTATAACATCCACGTGCTTACCTTTTCTTTCTGGATTGTTTTTCTACGGCAAATCAACTAGCAGCGTCATTTCCGTGTTTTAATTGATTTGTTGGAGCTCTTTGATGGTGAAAGGGGAGTCTAGCAAGAGACTGTGCTTGGATTTCCAGAGGGCATTTTACAAGATGCCACAAAAAAAATGTTATTGTGCAATCTAGGAGCTCAAGGAGTAGGGTtacatattagcatggatagaagattggctaccTGCCACAAAATCAAAGaatattctttttttttctgattcaCAGAATGTAATGAGAGTAATTTTGCATTGTTTTGTACTGACCCTCAgctttttacaatttatatcgATGACTCGGATGAGGGCAGTGAAGGTATGGTAGCTAAATATGCAAGTGACAGGTTGAAAAGTATATTGTTAAGAAGATATAAAGGGTATGCAGAACAATATACATAAGTTCAGTGAGTGGGTAAAAATTCCAGCAGATAAAATACacaatgggaaaatgtgaagtttttCACTTTGCTGGGAAGAATAAAATAAAACTATTATTTAAACAGAGAATACAGAATTCTGAGGTGCACAGGAATCTAGGTATTCTAGTGCATATGTCACAAAAAGTTAGTACACAGGTACAGCAAATAATTAAGAAGAATAATGGATACTCTCCTATATTATGATAGGAATTGATCACAAAAGTAACAAAGTTATGCTTTAGCTATATAGGCCATTGTTGAAACAACATcccaaatactgtgtgcagttttagacTCCTTATTTAAGATGAAATGCATTGGATACAATTCAGAGAAAGTTCATTAGATTGATAATTGGAATGAGTGTGTTGTCTTAATATTAAAGTTGGGATgaactgggtttgttttcactgaagtTTAGTAGGTGAGGGTTCACTGATTGAAGTCTGTAAGAGCCTAAATAGTCTTAACAAGCTGGATGTAGAAAGAATACGTTCTCTTGTGGGTGTATCTAGAACTGGGTGCACCATTTTGGGGATGCCCTTTTAGGATAGAGATGTGGAAGAAATATTTTCTTAGAGGTTGAGTCATACTGTTTTTACAGAATGGACAAAGGTCATTTgtcccatcatgtctgtgccagtCATCAATTATGATCCTATTTTCCAGTGCTTGGCCCATAGCCTCAAATGCAAtaatatttcaagtgctcatctaaatacTCTTAAATGTCATGACGTTTGCTACCTCTCGGCAAATACCCATCACACTTTGGATGAAAAAACTTTTTCCTTAAATCCCTTCTAATCTTCCTGCTCCTTACCTTAACTGGTCTCCCTAGTTATTGACCTATCTACAAAGGttatctattctatccatgttgcTCATAACTTTGCATACCTcagtcagatccccctcagccttctctgttctaaggaaaacaatcctTCTCCTATGTTGTCTTTTTCATAGTCTAGAcaccatcctggtgaatctcctctgcaccctctctcaagCATCCTTCCAGTAGTGTGgccacctgaactgcacacattaATTCATCATAGCCTccttactcttgtattcaatgtcTTGACTAATAAAAGCAGATATCCCATATCACTTCTTAACCACTTGTCCAACATTGGAGCTCTCTCTGCCTCAGaagacattgaatatttttaagcttGACGCAGAAATGCCAtgccgtattcccaattcctccacaaaatgccatcccgtattcccaattcctccgcctccgccatatctgctcccaggaggatcagttccaccacagaacacaccagatggcctccttctttagaaaccgcaatttctcttcccacatggttaaagatgccctccaacgcatctcgtctacatcccgcacctccgccctcagaccccacctctccaaccgtaaGCAGGAtggaatgcccctggtgctcaccttccaccataccaaccttcgcataaaccaaatcatccgctgacatttccgcccctccaaacagactccaccaacagggatatatttccctccccacccctttctgccttccctccaaagaccgttccctccatgactacctggtcaggtccacgccccccttcaacccaccctcccatcctggcaccttcccctgccaccgcaggaattgcaaaacctgcacccacacctcctccctcacctccatccaaggccctaaaggagccttccacatccatcaacgttttacctgcacatccaccaatatcatttattgtatccgttgctcccactgcagtatcctctacattggggagactggacgcctcctagcagagcgctttagggaacatgtctgggacacctgcaccaatcaaccacaccaccctgtggcccaacatttgaactctccctcccactctgccgaggacatggaggtcctgggcctccttcactgccgctccctcaaaaccagacgcctggaggaagaacgcctcatcttctgcctcggaacacttcaaccccagggcatcaatgtggacttcaacagattcctcatttccccttcccccacctcaccgcagttcccaacttccaactcagcactgtccccatgacttgtcctacctgcctatcttcttttccacatatccattccaccctcccccccccgacctatcaccttcatcccctcccccactcacctactgtactctatgctactttctccgcacccccactctcctctcacttaCCACttcacacttcaggctctctgcctgtattcttgatgaaaggctttcacccaaaacgtcgattttactgctcctcggatgctgcctgaactgctgtgctcttccagcaccactaatccagaaacagaCTCTTGTGAGGCAAGCATTTCAAAGATTATCCAGTGGTAGATGGCAATGTGCAATTCAaagcacaaacagatcagccatgatattattgaatgcCAAATGCTCCTAATTCACATGGTTGTAAGAAGTAAAAACATTGCATCTAACTCACTACTTCTTTAGACCCATCTTCATCTCCACTCCTTCCCACTGCTTTCTCTTATTCTGCTCTCTCCTCTTATTCCAGCCCTCCCATTTCACCGTACTGACCTATTTCCTGCCCTAGCTCCCTCCCCACTGCTGTATCCAGCAGCCTCCCTCATCGTTCTGCATGTTGTTCCTTTTCTACTCTTATTGTCACTTTTCTGCCATTCCCTCATCGCATTTAGCATTAAAATTACTTTTAATATTCAATCCTTGTGCACATTGCACAGGAGATCAACAAGTACCATTAAAAATATTTTGCTGTCATTCATTTTACTACACATGTTTGTAACTCTTTATAATATGGCAACAATTATTTACTTGTATTGCTAGATTGCTTTGAATGGTTATGGCAGATCACTCAATaataacattgaatattttcctAGTTATGCATGTTAATTAACAATTGCCATTCTAGCATGTTTTATGTTAAATTGGGACATTTCTCTGATGGTTGAAATAGCTACAAATATGCAAGCTAAAAAGTCCATGGGGTCAAATCAACATTACCCAAAAATGTCAAGGAATATCATTTAGTTATCATAACTAAAAAAAAGTTATATTTAACATGGTGTTTCTAGTAAAATATCCCAAAATGTTCCACAAACCATAAGAAATTACAAAGATGTCAAGCCAAGGAAGGAGATAAAAGGAACTGTAGTCTAAAGGTAAgtcaatgggcggcacggtggcacagtggttagcgctgctgcctcacagcgccagagacccgggttcaattcctgcctcaggcgactgactgtgtggagtttgcacgttctccccgtgactgcgtgggtttcctccgggtgctccggtttcctcccacagtccaaagatgtgcaggtcaggtgaattggccatgctaaattgcccgtagtaggtaaggggtagatgtaggggtatgggtgggttacgcttcggcggggcggtgtggacttgttgggccgaagggcctgtttccacactgtaagtaatctaagcaatgagatgagtttgaggaaggatgttaaagGAGGAGAGAATGAGGCCTAAAAGGCGAAAGTCATGACTTAACTGGGGGGGATAGGGAGAGGCGATTTCAAGCGGTTGAAATCAGAATTCTGTGGAGTAGGGGCGGGGAAAGAGTGAAGAAGTGTGATGTTTAGAAGAGGATGTGTTAAGAAATGATGTCATCAGTGTATAAAGCATTGTGCTAATATAAAACTGTGCTGGAAATGAAGACTTGATGTAGATTGGGGTAGATATGAGATGTATGGGACCACATTATTTAAAAATGCATTGATGAGGAATTTTAATAGATGAGAGATATGAGATTAAAACAATTTCCAGGTAAAAAGGAAACTATCGGTCTCGGGTTGAAATAGTTTGAGCCGAGTTAATGGCATGGACGGGTGGCGCGGGAGAGTTTTTAAAGAGTTTGTGGCAAATGCGGAAAACGACTTTTCTGTTCCTTTTGTAATGccgatttttttaaagaaaagagtATATTCTAGGTTTATATCTTCGATACAATTCTAAGGCACGATGAAAATTACAGCGCACTCAATGATAACCATCATAAATTACATTACTGGACTCTAAACATATAACACCCTTAAATAGAATGAGCAAATGATGAACATACAcaccaaaccaggcagcatcacaACGGACAGAGGTAGAAATTTAACCGTTCATTAGCAAGGGCACacagggggaggggtgagggtgtTGAAGTTATACCAAAAACACTTTTGACATTAATTAAAGCCCGAGTTTGAGGGCAATTGCATGGTATATTGTTCACGGCCAGCGGCTAACATCAGCCGTTGTAACTCGTGCAGAGGCTGACCTGACCTCGGCTTGTACTTCCCTCATTGGTGCAAACACTGTGGTGTACAGCAGACAGCTTTGTGCGGGAGTTTGGGACACCAGCAAACAAATGTTGCAGCACATCCGTAAGTAGATTGGAACATCTCCTGCAACAGGTTAATTACTAATAGATAGCAAActgtttcatgtttttttttcgcAATCCCCCTTTTTAACATTGGACTAGAGCGTGATAAGATGTCTCGCTTTTGCTCGATTTCCTTCTCTTGTGGTGGACCGATCAATGTCGGAGATTGTAGTGGGTTGGGTCTGTTGTCAATCTGACGCACCGTACCAGTTTATACTGAGGTTAGTACAAACCTCGGCGGATTCCTTTCAGTTCCGGCAGCAGGCAGTTGCTGTTCAGATGGGTTGCGTTGTTTGCCGCACTATTTGTGCAGTTTCTGTTCTGGGAGATATGATTGCAGATTCGAATGCTTGCATTTCAGATCTCACGACCTGGTCTTAAGTTTTTCCTTTAATTGAACGACTGGATTGATTTTGTGGGCAAACCGAAAGGATCTGAATAATCTGAGAAACAATGTGGGCGAAGTTTGTGCTGATTTTATGCCAGCACTTTATTCTTTCCTTGGGTAAGTATAGCATGTTATTAAATTGTGACCTGCTATTATATTTAAGCTCAAGGGAAAAGCCGTTTAAATTTCAGTACAATAAAACTATTTGTTGCAAATTGTCAATGATCAGTCTGACGTCCATATTCCAAATGTAGTTTTCTAATTGTTCGACAGCGAATGCATTTATATTAAACACAGAAGTCATCCTTTTACTGAATGAACCTCAACTATATTAAGTaaatcaggaaataaatattcacTTGAAATGTTATGCCGATAGATTGCAGTCTGGGATGCAGTCATTTCGTGGTGAACCTTACAGTACTGGACATTGACGACCTACCGTTCAGCCAAAGTCTTGTCAACTTTGCGAGATATTAAGGGTCTGCGTGCTTAACAAGCAGAAATAATGTCAGTTGAGTGGTGGAGGAAGTTCGAGAGGCGAATGAATTGACAGCATGAGGAAGTGCCTGTGGTTTAAACAAGCAATGTAGCAAATTAGATTCCGCATCCTTGAATTTCAGAGGTGAATGTTATTTTCCCAATGAACTATGTCTCCAGTAAACGTTCTCTTTTTTTCCCCTAGCAACTGATAGCCCGGCTCCGCACGGAACTGCACAAACTGGTTTTACAACTACATTTACATCAGAAAATTCATCTACCAATTTTAGCTCACACACGCCTCTCACCACAAACTTACAAAACACAGTAGCAACAGATGTAGAAACATACCCTTCACCTTCTTCCTTCACCCCAACTATCTTGACAAACACAAGTCACGTAACGAGCACTGTGTTATCATCTGCATCATTGAACACCacttctcaacacctctctccgCATCTTAATGCTACAACCATGTTATCAACATCAGCTCCCAACATAACTTTGAATAGCTCAGTCGTGGTGACCAGTTATTCACTCAATGTAACAAATGGCACATCTCAGACTGATAATGCAACCAGTGTAAACAGTACAACATACAGTCCTATGACAAATAACACGACCCATACAACGTCACTTTATACTATTGACACCAACAATTCTTTCACCAGTATGGAGCCAACGTCCATTCCAAATAGCACACAGCACAAAGAGTTTACCACTATAAAAGTCTTTACTACCACCTTTACAACACCAGAAGCTTTCACCACCATTCTATCATCCTCAAACACAACATATTTGCCAAACACCAGTACCACGACCAACAATACAGAACATCAGAAAAGGATTGCATCTCCAAGCAAAGCAGGTAAGAATGAGTGTGACTAGTTCAAAGATGCTTAGGATATGAGGAGTCTGTGCACCAGTACTTTCAGAAAAGTAAAATCATTGCAAAGATTTAAAGTGACCTCTGTCTATTTCCATTGGGTTCTGTGTATTTTTGTTGAAAAACGGAGAGGTTATGTAATCAACATTACtggcagagagatgggacagtGGCCAGTGACTAAGGGCATTGAATTTTTAATTTCAGTTAAATGGATAACTCTTGGAAAGAATTTAATTCAATAACCATAAGGCTGTAAAGTGCTAATGGATTTCTAGGCTTCATCTCAAGAGGTACAAAGGATAAAAGCTGATCATTATCTCTTGGCCTATATAAAATCTTAAAATGTCAGATTACTGTCTGCTGTATTGGTTTCACAATACAGGGCGGATGTTGAGGTTTAGGAGACAATGTGATACATTTTATTATATTACTTCCTGGTAGGGTGAAATGTCAATATGGAGAAAGACTTGAGTTCAATTGGATAAATTGGAAAACGCAGATCACAACTTTTGAATATTTGAGTTCAACTCTACATCATCTGAACTTCCCATAAAAAACAAGCACCACCAGCCTTACCATTACGTTGACAGCAAATTATGTTGTGTTATTCCAGAAAATGTCCACAAGAATGTTCTAGATGTTCATTATCACAAaaccaaaatactgcagataATGGAAATCTGGAATAAATATAGAAACATGCTGGGAATACTCAGCAAGTTAGGCATCACTTGtgaagtgagaaacagagttagatTTCAGGTTGTTGACCCATTTATCAGAAACAATATATATGAAAATGAAAGGCTCCTGttgaaaccattttatttcttcaGCATCCCAGATTTCTGCATTTGTATGTCTCTCCGTGACATTCCAACTGTCTGAAAGTCTGAGATTGTCTTCGCTTCATTCCGAAGAAGTCATTGGGctcaaaacactaactctgcttctgtcttcattgata encodes:
- the LOC140492094 gene encoding uncharacterized protein; the protein is MWAKFVLILCQHFILSLATDSPAPHGTAQTGFTTTFTSENSSTNFSSHTPLTTNLQNTVATDVETYPSPSSFTPTILTNTSHVTSTVLSSASLNTTSQHLSPHLNATTMLSTSAPNITLNSSVVVTSYSLNVTNGTSQTDNATSVNSTTYSPMTNNTTHTTSLYTIDTNNSFTSMEPTSIPNSTQHKEFTTIKVFTTTFTTPEAFTTILSSSNTTYLPNTSTTTNNTEHQKRIASPSKAGTALTVIACLLVVVAIIGLVIYLKKRRVFYSRLEEDYTTGSWSNYNNPVFEDL